In Mastigocladopsis repens PCC 10914, a single window of DNA contains:
- a CDS encoding DUF362 domain-containing protein: MQTQTPSVSLIRATSYEREALRESLETLLEPLGGMAAFVKPGNRVLLKPNLLTGARPGKECTTRPEVVYAIAQMVIEAGGKPFLGDSPAFGSAKGVAVANGYQPILEELNLPIIEFHAQRYQTVSEEFDHLLLCKEAMEADVVINLPKVKSHAQLVLTLGVKNLFGCVPGKMKAWWHMEAGKDANRFGEMLVETARAIDPDLTITDGIIGHEGNGPSGGEPRPLGILAASPDVFALDRAMVEILNVPPEQVPTVAASVRLGLVGELEAIHFPHLHPDLLKIDNWRLPDKFIPIDFGMPRVIKSTFKHLYIRFIKEPISAYARQ; this comes from the coding sequence ATGCAAACTCAAACACCGTCTGTCAGTCTCATTCGCGCCACTTCCTACGAACGGGAAGCACTGAGGGAATCTTTAGAAACGCTGCTAGAACCTTTGGGAGGAATGGCGGCGTTTGTGAAACCAGGAAACCGCGTCCTACTCAAACCAAATCTGCTGACAGGCGCACGTCCTGGTAAAGAGTGTACAACTCGTCCGGAAGTCGTTTACGCGATCGCCCAAATGGTCATTGAAGCAGGTGGCAAGCCATTTTTGGGGGATAGTCCTGCTTTTGGTAGTGCCAAGGGAGTCGCTGTGGCAAATGGCTATCAGCCTATTTTAGAAGAACTCAATCTCCCGATCATCGAATTTCACGCTCAACGTTACCAAACCGTCAGCGAAGAGTTTGACCATCTGCTACTGTGCAAAGAGGCAATGGAAGCAGATGTAGTCATTAACTTGCCTAAGGTAAAATCTCATGCCCAGCTGGTGCTTACTTTAGGGGTCAAAAACCTGTTTGGTTGCGTTCCAGGCAAGATGAAAGCTTGGTGGCATATGGAAGCAGGAAAAGACGCGAACCGATTTGGTGAAATGTTGGTGGAAACGGCTAGGGCAATTGATCCCGACTTAACCATAACAGACGGGATCATCGGTCATGAAGGCAATGGTCCCAGTGGCGGTGAACCTCGTCCACTGGGCATTTTGGCAGCATCACCAGATGTCTTTGCCTTGGATAGGGCAATGGTGGAAATCCTCAATGTTCCACCCGAACAAGTACCCACTGTCGCTGCATCAGTGCGGCTGGGGTTAGTTGGTGAACTGGAGGCTATCCACTTTCCCCACCTGCATCCCGACTTGCTGAAAATAGATAATTGGCGGCTACCAGACAAGTTCATACCCATCGATTTTGGAATGCCCCGCGTCATTAAGTCTACCTTTAAACATCTTTACATAAGATTTATCAAGGAACCTATAAGTGCATATGCAAGGCAATAG